The genomic interval AAAATCTAAGGTTAAATAAAGAGATTGAGATAATAAATATTTGAATAGACTAGCCAACTACAGAGTTGGCTGGTCTATTCGGTTTAAAGTGAAATATTTTCATATGATGATACAAGGACTACCTAAGGTTTTCAGCTTTTACGTGACGGAAAACATTAATTAAAAATAAAATAATACCGATTAAGACAAGATTTGAACCAATAATAGGTAGAACTGTTAACGCCTCATTTTCAAGGTAAACAATTAAAAACACACCAGCAGTTAAGAATGGTGTCCCAATGTTGTGAAGCCAAAAATGGACTTTCGCTAGCTTTGTTTCACCTGCTTGTGGATAGAAATGATAAATGAGTCCGAAAAGTGCCATAGAAGCCCAGCCAAGCAGGTTTACGTGAGCATGAACAGACGTGAAGCTGAAATTATGAGTCATTCCCATGATATACCCAATGCTTACTCCTATCAGCAGGTAAACAACGGCAATCTTAAAAAATTTAATCCCCAAAACGATCTCCTCCTTTATTCGTATTTTTTATTTCATAAATATCTTACATATAAAATAAGTAAGATAGAACTATTATTCTGTAAAAATAATGAAATTTTTATGTGAAAAGGCACAGTTGAACAACTATGAATAAAGGCATGGGTAAAAATGTAAGCAGAGTCCCAATATTTATATAAATTTTTAAAAAATAGCAAAAAAAAACGCTTGATTTTTTAAGCGCTTACATTTAATATGAAGGTATTATAATATTTGTTTAGTAAACGAAGTAATTATAATCATTTTCTACGATCCAGTAATGGGTGGAAAATGGCATGTCATTTGGTTGTTCTTTCTTATTGAGAATACTTTTTTGAAAGGGTTTCCATTAAGGGGTAAT from Metabacillus sediminilitoris carries:
- a CDS encoding cytochrome-c oxidase, whose translation is MGIKFFKIAVVYLLIGVSIGYIMGMTHNFSFTSVHAHVNLLGWASMALFGLIYHFYPQAGETKLAKVHFWLHNIGTPFLTAGVFLIVYLENEALTVLPIIGSNLVLIGIILFLINVFRHVKAENLR